In one window of Helianthus annuus cultivar XRQ/B chromosome 17, HanXRQr2.0-SUNRISE, whole genome shotgun sequence DNA:
- the LOC110921477 gene encoding dirigent protein 23 has protein sequence MVTIFLFILATGSSWAQSTDDVSWAKRVDTGSQVVTTMQFYFHDTLSGRNPSAVKVAQPQSSTNSLGGFGSLLMVDDPLTEGPNKNSKLIGHARGMYGQAAQNDLGLIMVLNYGFTDGVYKDSSFSLLSLNPAMQTVREMAIVGGTGLFRLARGYALARTYWIDPSTGDAIVGYNVTITTYI, from the coding sequence ATGGTTACAATTTTCCTCTTTATTCTAGCAACCGGATCATCCTGGGCTCAATCCACCGATGACGTGAGTTGGGCCAAACGCGTAGACACGGGCTCACAAGTCGTGACCACCATGCAATTCTACTTTCATGATACCTTAAGCGGTCGCAATCCAAGTGCAGTCAAAGTGGCTCAACCGCAGTCGTCCACCAACTCACTTGGAGGGTTTGGTAGCCTATTGATGGTCGATGACCCATTGACCGAAGGACCCAACAAGAATTCCAAGCTCATTGGACATGCACGTGGGATGTACGGTCAAGCGGCACAAAATGATCTCGGGTTGATCATGGTTTTAAACTATGGTTTCACTGATGGAGTGTATAAAGATAGCTCGTTTAGCCTCTTGAGTTTGAACCCTGCCATGCAGACGGTTCGCGAGATGGCGATTGTTGGTGGTACCGGACTTTTTCGACTAGCACGTGGTTATGCATTGGCTCGAACATATTGGATTGACCCTAGTACCGGCGATGCAATTGTAGGGTACAATGTTACGATTACTACTTATATTTAA
- the LOC110922209 gene encoding uncharacterized protein LOC110922209 → MFSPSVILTMGAQWSKQIDRQKAVIAEKKILRELQERCGSDYPGSNWHPTDRKNWMFGLDHNKVHINMIVWPGTHNSATNKIGIKMITRPFAQCQSLSIYQQLVCGARVLDIRVEETGKVCHGILTTYSVDVVIEDVKRFVSETKSEIVILEIRTEWGRKDPPEFQKYLWEQLGEMLIHQDDNVFDKTIAEILPRRVICVWKPRVSPEVNVKSPFWNSGYLRDNWIDTDLPATKFESNMKYLSQQQPVMARNYFYRVENTVTPQADNPIVCVKPVTKRIHGYGRLFIAQCFQQNCVNRLQIFSIDFINADFVDACVGLTWAKLEGKA, encoded by the coding sequence ATGTTTTCACCCTCTGTAATTCTAACAATGGGAGCTCAGTGGTCTAAACAGATCGACCGACAAAAGGCGGTCATTGCTGAGAAGAAAATATTGCGAGAGCTGCAAGAAAGATGCGGGTCTGATTACCCCGGATCCAATTGGCATCCAACTGACCGTAAAAACTGGATGTTCGGCCTCGACCATAATAAAGTCCATATCAACATGATAGTGTGGCCCGGAACCCACAACTCCGCCACCAACAAGATTGGAATCAAGATGATTACCCGCCCGTTTGCCCAATGCCAGTCTCTGTCCATTTACCAACAACTTGTATGTGGGGCCCGTGTTCTTGATATTCGGGTCGAAGAGACCGGAAAAGTGTGTCATGGGATATTGACAACGTATAGCGTTGATGTCGTTATAGAAGATGTCAAACGGTTTGTTTCAGAAACCAAGTCAGAAATTGTAATTCTAGAGATCCGGACCGAGTGGGGCCGGAAGGATCCACCTGAGTTCCAGAAATACTTGTGGGAACAACTAGGTGAGATGTTGATCCATCAAGATGATAATGTCTTTGACAAAACAATAGCAGAGATCTTACCAAGAAGAGTTATATGTGTCTGGAAGCCTCGGGTATCACCCGAGGTAAATGTAAAAAGCCCGTTTTGGAATTCGGGTTACTTGAGAGATAACTGGATCGACACGGATTTACCAGCAACGAAGTTTGAGAGTAATATGAAGTATCTGAGTCAGCAGCAGCCCGTTATGGCCCGAAACTACTTTTACAGAGTGGAGAATACGGTAACCCCTCAAGCGGATAACCCGATTGTGTGTGTAAAACCGGTTACAAAGCGGATTCATGGGTACGGAAGACTGTTTATAGCACAATGTTTTCAACAGAATTGTGTTAATCGATTGCAGATATTTTCTATAGATTTCATAAACGCGGATTTTGTTGATGCTTGTGTCGGGCTTACTTGGGCTAAACTTGAAGGGAAAGCTTGA